One genomic window of Amphiura filiformis chromosome 3, Afil_fr2py, whole genome shotgun sequence includes the following:
- the LOC140148323 gene encoding uncharacterized protein, which translates to MYIFTVKMFALWQIITTLITTTLVALEIISGVSGSATCPYYCDCEGRTKAVSCLNSMYDQVPDQLPDNLKSLHLEYQNLTILDQISKKPLIHLRHLALPRNQIRIVLEDALAVAPRLKTLDLSHNNLDCLPRAITKQRQLKELYLQNNQISLLDAHLFENLTQLQALDLSGNFFLFLPLHVFSPLRYLVTLDLSNNSIMLLDKEIFGLLYNLEELRLSHNKIRNIEHGWLSGMPNLWVLEMDYALDRRLDKSKSINSYHDHLLGIPMGATMSNLENVSIVGNGITSIPCVHLLKMPRLVHVNISHNEIYQVEKECFLTLDYLEYLDLSHNRITELEFRSFSNLSNLKTLNLSNNRLSILPAELLQNTPISIFDVSSNRIKKKKNDTFNDIWSLEYLHLHHNRIRSIANHAFRTLNSLSYIDLEANDLRSIRYQFANVSSLTTLILNKNRLRHFAPDALAGTSVNVLILDTNLLTTLDESVLHYIPRLMHLTLHTNPWNCDCKLRWIKSALDNPERTLWGYDLSIDLVQCATPLRYANKSMFYSVEGTYNMLCTTYASKLAIQLIVGISFAIIFTSTVLYVLKLYCKIKKLERTGADTSKCLS; encoded by the coding sequence gtgaaAATGTTCGCTTTATGGCAGATCATCACCACTCTTATCACGACCACCCTAGTGGCTCTGGAAATCATAAGCGGTGTCTCTGGATCGGCAACATGTCCATATTACTGCGACTGTGAAGGAAGGACGAAAGCAGTTTCGTGCTTGAATTCCATGTACGACCAAGTACCAGACCAACTTCCTGACAATTTGAAGTCATTACACTTGGAATACCAAAACTTGACTATCTTGGATCAGATATCTAAGAAGCCTTTGATACACTTGCGCCATCTTGCTCTTCCTCGGAATCAAATCAGGATAGTTCTGGAAGATGCACTTGCTGTAGCACCTCGTCTGAAGACTCTTGATTTGAGTCATAATAATCTTGATTGCCTTCCAAGGGCAATAACAAAACAAAGGCAATTGAAAGAATTATACTTACAGAATAATCAGATTAGCCTTTTAGATGCTCATCTTTTTGAAAACTTAACACAACTACAGGCACTTGATCTGAGTGGAAACTTCTTTTTATTCTTGCCGTTACATGTGTTCAGTCCTCTGCGCTATCTTGTAACACTGGATCTGTCAAATAATTCCATCATGCTCTTAGACAAGGAAATATTTGGTCTATTGTATAATTTAGAGGAGCTTCGTTTGTCTCATAATAAGATCAGGAATATAGAACACGGATGGTTAAGTGGTATGCCCAATCTTTGGGTGCTTGAAATGGATTATGCATTGGATAGACGTCTTGACAAAAGTAAAAGCATAAACAGTTATCACGATCATTTGCTTGGAATTCCAATGGGAGCCACAATGTCAAACCTGGAAAATGTATCAATAGTTGGAAATGGAATCACCAGCATACCTTGTGTACATCTGTTGAAAATGCCACGACTAGTACATGTGAATATTAGTCATAACGAAATTTATCAGGTTGAAAAAGAATGCTTTTTAACCTTGGACTATTTGGAATATCTTGATTTATCCCACAATCGGATAACGGAGCTGGAATTCAGATCATTTAGCAATCTGTCTAATTTGAAAACTTTAAATCTGTCTAATAACCGTCTGTCCATATTACCAGCAGAATTACTTCAAAACACTCCAATATCTATTTTTGATGTGAGTTCtaacagaataaaaaaaaaaaaaaacgatacaTTCAATGATATTTGGTCACTGGAATATCTACATTTACATCATAATAGAATTCGTAGCATAGCTAATCATGCTTTTAGAACGCTCAACTCACTTTCCTATATTGATCTTGAAGCGAATGATCTTAGATCGATCAGATATCAATTTGCCAATGTGTCGTCTTTAACAACTCTGATTCTGAATAAGAACAGGTTGAGACACTTTGCTCCAGATGCCTTAGCTGGAACCAGTGTTAACGTATTGATACTTGATACCAACCTCCTTACCACTTTGGATGAATCTGTTCTCCACTATATACCTCGTTTAATGCATTTAACACTGCATACTAATCCATGGAACTGTGATTGCAAACTCAGATGGATCAAGAGCGCTCTAGACAATCCAGAGCGTACCCTATGGGGCTATGACTTAAGTATCGATCTGGTTCAGTGTGCAACTCCTCTTAGGTACGCCAATAAGAGTATGTTTTACAGTGTTGAGGGAACATATAATATGTTGTGCACAACATACGCTTCAAAACTTGCCATACAATTAATTGTGGGGATCTCTTTTGCAATCATATTTACCAGCACGGTGCTTTATGTGCTTAAGTTGTATTGTAAAATCAAGAAACTTGAAAGAACTGGAGCTGATACGAGTAAATGCCTGTCGTGA